A window from Culex pipiens pallens isolate TS chromosome 3, TS_CPP_V2, whole genome shotgun sequence encodes these proteins:
- the LOC120426065 gene encoding uncharacterized protein LOC120426065 — protein MKLTGLILSVLLKSSLAGTYNPEALDYVLRSIEHEANIESGLFRCVFYDISRPNAFRNFLGDVLQSPRLENVLKYVVTKGSFENKLINLPWHPSMLLIYPGNDAKHLLLGETLKNLEFILGCFNPTTKVMVLLNTTDEVLVGRILQHVYWTGFASIVLFDTVTQHTFLFNAVFQTFFRQPPHPIYLFTWLRRRMMGRNITYVVFVPYVKVDIRTYTDLRWIKETARYLNTGVTEYQHQCYGLRSLAEFHKCLKSKANEINAIDIKLQFASNEVQYPRCFDVLYTTTLMRTKIAVPRDRPLNVFELMLMPFSWQVWLLLISIFVVSEVTAQVFPSLFENDPVLLAVCGFERRSLHETRQRETIILHSLMILMFFMSNAYETKIVSLMIDRPAIQRIRTLEDLENSNVKFSGHLEHNSHYVNNSVVGKMIVNGTHLFIYDKVPGFGLYLLSEQTEVLEFTAFDYNRMQPWYVILDYEFYVGPRTYYMSWRNRFLEVFRYIQITLTEAGLLDLWTRQWQYDVRPLHHGQRMRVEIESSKVDLNFEDMNLAWVVLGIGLSVSVVALLGEIGKIRFGFLRMRQGKTNTMLAGEDSKMKFHIFGK, from the coding sequence ATGAAGTTGACAGGGTTAATTCTATCCGTACTGCTCAAATCGAGCCTTGCAGGTACCTACAATCCGGAAGCGCTGGATTACGTCCTGCGAAGCATCGAGCACGAGGCCAACATCGAAAGTGGCTTATTCCGGTGCGTTTTCTACGACATTTCCCGGCCAAATGCTTTCCGTAACTTTCTCGGTGACGTTCTGCAATCCCCTCGGTTGGAGAACGTCTTGAAGTATGTCGTTACGAAGGGATCTTTTGAGAACAAGCTGATCAATCTGCCGTGGCATCCGTCCATGCTGCTCATTTATCCAGGAAACGACGCCAAACATTTGCTGCTCGGAGAAACTCTGAAAAATCTCGAGTTTATTTTAGGGTGTTTTAATCCAACAACAAAAGTGATGGTTCTTCTTAATACTACTGACGAGGTGTTAGTGGGAAGAATCCTGCAGCACGTTTACTGGACTGGGTTCGCCAGCATTGTTCTCTTTGACACTGTTACACAGCATACGTTTCTGTTCAATGCGGTGTTTCAAACATTCTTCCGGCAACCTCCACATCCAATATATCTCTTCACCTGGTTACGACGGAGGATGATGGGACGCAACATTACCTACGTCGTTTTTGTACCATACGTAAAGGTAGATATAAGAACGTATACAGACTTGCGATGGATAAAGGAAACCGCGCGGTACTTGAACACCGGGGTGACTGAGTACCAACACCAGTGCTACGGACTAAGATCGCTGGcagaatttcacaaatgtttgaaGAGCAAAGCCAACGAAATCAATGCAATTGACATAAAACTTCAATTCGCAAGCAATGAAGTACAGTATCCAAGATGTTTTGATGTTCTGTATACAACGACGCTTATGCGAACAAAGATTGCTGTCCCCAGGGATAGACCGCTGAACGTATTTGAACTCATGCTGATGCCATTCAGCTGGCAAGTTTGGTTGCTTTTGATTTCCATCTTTGTTGTATCTGAAGTCACTGCTCAGGTGTTTCCGTCCCTGTTCGAGAATGATCCAGTCCTACTAGCAGTATGTGGATTCGAACGACGCAGTCTTCATGAGACTCGTCAACGAGAAACAATCATCTTGCATTCGCTGATGATTCTGATGTTCTTCATGTCCAACGCCTACGAAACGAAAATAGTATCGCTCATGATTGACAGACCCGCTATTCAGCGAATCAGAACATTAGAAGACTTGGAAAACTCAAACGTCAAGTTCTCGGGTCATTTGGAGCACAACTCTCACTACGTTAACAACTCtgtagttggaaaaatgattGTCAATGGAACACATCTCTTCATCTACGACAAAGTGCCTGGTTTTGGTTTGTATCTACTGAGCGAACAGACCGAAGTACTGGAGTTTACCGCGTTCGACTACAACCGGATGCAACCGTGGTACGTCATACTGGACTACGAGTTCTACGTCGGACCTCGGACGTACTATATGTCGTGGCGAAACAGATTCCTGGAGGTATTCAGGTACATCCAGATCACCCTGACGGAGGCTGGCTTGCTGGATTTATGGACGCGACAGTGGCAGTACGATGTTCGACCCTTGCACCACGGCCAAAGGATGCGGGTTGAAATAGAGAGTAGTAAGGTGGACCTTAACTTTGAGGACATGAATCTTGCTTGGGTAGTGCTGGGTATTGGATTGAGCGTAAGTGTTGTGGCACTTTTGGGTGAAATCGGCAAAATTCGATTTGGATTTTTGAGGATGCGTCAGGGAAAAACAAACACGATGCTAGCGGGAGAAGATTCGAAAATGAAGTTTCATATTTTTGGTAAATAA